DNA sequence from the Desmodus rotundus isolate HL8 chromosome 4, HLdesRot8A.1, whole genome shotgun sequence genome:
TCAGATACGATACAACAACAGAAACTCTGTCTTTAAATGAGAGACAggataaatgaatttttatattgctttaaaaatactaagtCACAGCAGATTTGTTATAAACTATGTAATTTGTTGTAATGCTCTGTAAactcaaagaaataaagataaaccAACTCATAATGACAATGGTTGAATTCCAGAAATTCTTTTCTTCCATATCAGCTTTGTTCATTGCTCTTCTGCTTATACCTCTGAGGCCAGAAACACCATAGTTTATATAAACATCCTACTGGATTTCTTGTCACTTTCTCTGCTTATTAAAGAGAAACAACATATACCCATCTGCAAGCAatacaaagtaattttttaaaaaaacttaataatactctctttttttttcccacgATTTAAAAACTGATAGCTGGAAGCATTTGAACGCACAGCAGTTTGGGTTGATTATCACAAAGGACTAAAGCAGTGCTTTTCAGGGCTTTGAATCAAGAGCAGCCTTGAACTTGGGCCATCAAAGTGCATACTAGCATTTCTGTAACTCTAGCAATTGAGTGCTCTTTGCCCCCACAGGAACTGGAGAGGCCATCTGGTATGGTGCTGTACACACTATGTTATTTTGGGCCTTTACTTTAACCGGGCCCCTCACATTTGGAGAACTGATGATGAAAAAGCGGGTCTCTCACGGTTTGGTTGTTTTTCATCATACCTAAGATCATAAGCGGAGAAGTCAAGGGCATGCAACAGTTTGGAGAGCTATTACTGCCATTTGGGGAGCTATTCTTATGCCCTTTTCAGTGAGTCAGGTCAGAATTTTCCGAATGTTCTCTCCACCCACTACAAATCTGTGAGACCCTGGCAAAGCCCTTTCACTGGTAAACACTTCCTTTGTTTAATTATAGACAGATGGCATGATAGTCAGACTTGGGTTTGGTATATCAGAATTACTCTCCAAGAGCCTGAGAACACGATATTGTAAGTGACTCTTGGAGATGGAGACAGAGTTGAGATAGGACCTCTgataatttagaatttaaaacattcttaGATTTCTCTCTTCCATCATTTGAACCAAACTTTCACTTCTCACTTCCTCCGTTCTGCCTTCATCCTGAAAGGATTGGCTGTTGTGATGGATGTCATACGACAGTGCACCATCCAGGGCTAGGGAACTCATTCCCCCAGTTGCCAAGAGTGTTGGTGGTGACAGCTGTCAGCTGAGCCCCTCTGCAGGCATTACCCTCATTCAAAGTAGTGCCCCTTTCTTGAAGGTGGACATTCCAATAATCACAATCTTCTACTAGTTTCCAGAACTGGAGTCCTGGCCCAGGTCCAGCTTAGAGTGTATCTATTAAACTCATGAATGTGCTTTGTGCTCATTTTCTTGGAGCCTGAAGGTATAGTTCCCATGGACATATTTGGTAGTGGCGGAACATATTGGGGCTTTGGCCTTTAGAGCAAGAACTCTAAGGAGAACATCCAAGAGTAATGCACAAGTGCAGCAGGCATGGCCTACGGATGCGGTGACAGGAGCTCGACCTCTCACTAGTGAGGGTCTGATTCACCCCACTAGTACTTCACTGCCAGAGGGGATGACAGAGGATGTGGGGCATCTAGAATGGTTGTAGGGAAGGGGATGATGTTCATCTGTGGCATTGAGACCACCTACAGTGGTAGGGCTAGAGCTTGTCCGTTCACCTACTTCTACCAGTTTTTCTAGAAGAAGAGACCAGATGGAATTCTGACAGAGCTAGACCCAGAATTCATTGTGTGACAAGTGGGTCTGCATGTCACAAGCAATGGACCGGGGTGGACGCTGCCATGTATCACTCAGATCCCTTTTTCACGTCTGAGCTGGCATCACTCAAGCTGTTGGAAATGTTGGTGGCTGACTGCTCATAGCTGAGTCAACACCTCAGGAATTCCCTTCAGTTCAAGAGTGCAGCCGTGTCCAAAGTCACGTACAGCTGTCTAAGGCAGCTCGTTTCTGAAATTTGGTCAATGAGGGAAGGGATAAAGGTCAAACCTTCTTGCCTTAGGGAAAATAACTCTGAAGTGTGGCCTAACTTAATATATGtggtaatatatgtaaaacatgtaGAACAGCTTcaggcacatagtaaatgttatgaaaatatcacctattatttttataactaaatttCACACATccttaaataaatcttaaattattTCATGCATGTCTCCTCATATAGAAAGTTTCTtcactgttttccattttttcccatgTCCTGGCAAACAACTAGTTCTTAATGAATGCTTTGAAGGCATGTATGGCttaagtaaatgagtgggtaaaTGCATCCGGCCTCAACAGGACCGAGAAGCAGGTATAAAGACCAGCGGTACACAATTCTGGAGGAAAGAGACCAAACACACCCGACTTCTCTCATGTACCACATAACAATTTACTTCATTTCTCAGAGTGGATATTGTCCTGTAACTTGTTTTTCAGGGGGATAGTggatcagaaaaaagaaaatgagcacaAAAATCAGTTCAATATTGACTATGTATCTATGGGAAATTTTGACTTTTAGGAAGAATTGGTTCACAGGCGGTGTCTAACCATGATTCTCAGAATGGATAGTGTATTTCTTCAGCTGTTCAGGAAGAAGAACCGCATTTATTCATTGTGATCGACCAAAACGCAGGAAAACGACAACCATGCACAGCAAGAATTCTCAAATTAGTTCTCTTGACTATCTGACATACCTTaacaacatacatttaaaaaatgcttcttttaaaCTACCAAATGCCTAATTTTAGTATCCAGAAGTCTGTTTTAGATTGATAAGGGCCCTTTTGTAACTCTGAGTAACATGGAGGGTAAAACCCCGCGGCtgtgggactggggtggggaagggaactCAGTGCCTGGACACCACAGCTCTTCTTCCGAACAAATGCCTGAAGGCAGGCAGTGGGGACCTGTGTGATACAACCCAACTTTAAGCCTTTTTGGTTTGGCAAACAAATAACTTTATGACATAaacaaacataataaagaccCTGTAGCTGAAGCCACTGGTTTCTCCTTAATTTCTTGGTTTCTTTCTGAATCTGGGAGATCACATGAGGCCTTTCACAGAGACAGGATCCATTCTTAACTATTTCCTTTGCTCAGTGTGTTCTAAATACTTCCTCCTCTTGTGCAGAAGAGTCAATCAAAAGGATATTAACATTCTGCTTGCAAATCTCCATCTCAGACTATTTCCAGGGAACTCCTCCTAAATcagttattaaaagaaaaatgatgccAGATATAAGATCTGTGGCTGTTAATTTTATATAGCTTCTATAAGTTCTCTTGTTATTGATTCTGGGTGATGATTTTTACTGTCTGCATTAGACAAGCAGCAGAAAAAACTGAATACCAGAAGTTTACTGataccccctttctctcttccttatatCCAGCCCCAAAGCTACTtcatttttccttgtgatgactctttgttattattatatttaatataaatcgtcttttctctagcttagacttttttaaaatatatttattgattatgctattacagttgtcccatcccccccactccactccatcctgcccaccctctccctcccaaattccccccctatagttcatgtccttgggtcatacttataagttctttggcttctacatttcctacactattcttaccctccccctgtctattttccacctatcatcaaggcacatcataattacattacccaagattaaacgcaaggacctacatccaagattactgtatccagcaaagctatcatttagaatggaagggaagataaagtgcttctcagataaggtcaagttaaagaagttcatcatcaccaagcccttattatatgaaatgttaaagggagttacctaagaaaaagaagatcaaaaataggaacagtaaaaatgacagcaaactcacagttattaacgaccacacctaaaacaaaaacaagagcaaactaggcaaacaactagaacaggaacagaaccatagagatggagatcacatggaggtttgtcaataggggagtgggagggggagagggagggaaagatacagagaataagtagcttaGACTATTTAGGACCTCAgcatgtgactgtgtttggagacagggtctttaaagagataatgaagttcaaatgaggtcattagggtcaGCCCTGATCCGCTATggctggtgtctttataagaagagatttGGGCCCAAACTGTGCAGAGGGAAGACAGTGTGAAGATCAAGGGAGAGGACAGCCATCACTAGTGAAGGAGGGAGGTCTCcgaagaaaccagccctgccaacaccttgatctcacaCTTCTAGCACACCAGGACTGTGAGGAAATTAAtccctgttgtttaagccattcaATCTGTGATGTTGTACTTTGTTAAGGCAGCTGAGCAGACTAATATACCAAAGTAACAGGTTCTTTTGCCAATCAGGtggtttttagtttttgatttcaacaatattgaaagaaaacCTAACTTAATTATCTGCAcattgattatttaaaataattttggcgGTAGATATTTATGTGATTTTGCCAAATATCTTGAAAGTAGCTCAAAGATTGATTACTACTTGATACTGTAATAACCAAATCTTCTCAATTCTGTTCTACTTATTGATAGAAGAATGTTTTCTGAGTTTACAtctatagaaacaaaaaataggaaataatacTTAATCTTCTAATTCTAGCAAAAAACAATGCTTATCTATAAATTAACTAATTAAGAGTCATCTCACTAAGGGATAGTATTATACTGTGTTTGATAGTGTTAGAAATTTTGGAAACATATTTAATGTTGCTTTGATCATTGTGCACAATAATAAAAgtcaactcaattaaaaattaacatagcCTTAtgatcacagaaaataaaaaatattttaatttatatcttgtGTTTATTATAGAGAAGAAATATTGATTAAAAACTGTAGAGCTTAAAATATATAACAGCATTATgtataaatttacataaatatataacagaaagtaaaaatttaatatacataACAGAAGGTAAAATTTAGTATAAACCTAggcttgaagaagatacaggaaaaaagaaaaacactgaaaaatttaTTCTGTTGAAGACCCTATTTCAGTGTTTTCTAGATAAATTTTGATATTCAATTACTATGCTATTTACATTCCATTGAAAACATTTAACAAAGTgatataatcattttatttaaaaagatcagTATTTACTACACCCTGGAACTTAACATCATTTGcaactttttataatttataattaggGTGGAAGTTTTGgatggaaatttaaaattatggcAGAGGGTGTAATCTTACAAAATTCTCTTAGATATACAAGTAAAAAGTTTGAAGAAACTGGTTTAGATTtgataactaaaaatggaattgcagGTTCAGAACTCGCAGATATCAGCATGTTGCATTGAGGATTTTTTCCATATCTTCACGAACATTCTCTTTTTTAGACCAATATGGATGGGCATACACTAGTGTCTTATTGTGCTTTTAGAttgcatttttctaattactAGTTagactgagcatcttttcatgtgtttatcaCCTATAGTATTTTCCTTTACTCTAGAGTGCCCGCTCAAAGCTTTTGTccatactttttcttttgagttgtgtttttttaattgcttcaAAGGAATTCATAACATATTCTGGTTACTAACTCTTTTTGAGTCATAAGTGTAGAggatattttcttccagttcatgacttgtatttttattttcttcagaagaGATATATGATAAATAGAAGTTTGTCATTTCTTTTGCATCTTATTTAAGAACTCTTTCCTTACATCGAAGTCATAAAAATTGTATTCTCTTCTAAAAGTTTCCCTTTCACACTTAACACTTTAATCAACCTGGAATTGATTTTTATGcttgatatatatgtatctaatttaactttttttctttttgccatggAGGTAAACAACTATTATAGCACCAATACCATCCTTTACCCATTTATCTAAAGGTCTAACTATGGTAAGTCAACTTTCCATATATGTGTAGGTATGTATCTGGGTTCTCTATTAGTTCATAAACTAACTCTTCCCGTGTGACAGAAAGAGTTCATCAAGTTCACTTCCTCCTAGGCACACCTTTCCATCACCTTTTCCAGGCCCTCTTGTAATTGGATCGGGCCATATGACTGAGTTCTACAATATATGGGATGTAGACAGAAGTCATGTCCATCACTTTCCCACCTGGCCTCCAAGTTACCTATGTGATCCTTCAGTCCCTCTCCTTTATCTCTGGCAGATGCAGAGGATCCGGTGGAGATTTGTGAGTCCAAAATCAATTGCAGAGTCTGGGAAGGAGTTGGGAGTTTTGAGTATCTGCATGACATTCCTCCCAGCTAATCACCATGTACCCTTCTCTCATATGCCACCAACATTCCTTGGGCTCTTGTTATTATTATCACTTATTTAAACCAATGTAGATAATTGAAAACTGAATGTAATAGACTTAAGATTTTTATACTTGTACATCCTTCTACTATGCAAATCGAAAAACTGTCTATAGTGCCACATGAAGCTAACTCCAGTTAGGGTATAGGTCATTGGAGAAACAGATTCAGGCGATTGAATCCATTACTATAAAATGCTACCTTTCTATTAATAAGAGGAAACTAAGATGTCTCATTATCTCAGGAGGCTCTCATGTACTGTAGTTGACATAACAAACAGATCACTCCCCATTGAGATAGCTGGGGCACAGatcataccttttttttttttttttttggaaggtaCATGAAAAAGTAATTAGGCCAATTGCATAAGACAAGCATGAAAGGTGCCAGGATTGAAATCATGTCTTTGAAACATTTGGAGTTATTATTCTAAGCACAGCCATGCTCCAGTGAATAGGGAATATTGTCAATACTgtagtttcttcctttttcctatcTGATAAAACCCCACATTAGGAATCATTCTTTGAACTTAGGGGCGAATGTTTCTGACATTGCTTTCGAAGACTTCTGGTTCCACAGTGATGTTCTCTGCACGGCTTTGTGCCTTTCGAGGCAGCACAGTGCACACAGCCCCTGCATTTGGTTTTATACTCTGGTTCTGCTACACAACTTGGTGACTGTGCACaggttccttaacctctctgtgtctggtCATTTACCTGTGAAACGTAGATGACAGTAGTTTCATTTCATAGGGCTCCTGTGAGGAGTGAGAGAATTTATGTAAAGCATCTAGAACAGTGCTGACCAGTTAGCACGTCTTATTAAATGTGTGCTATGCAGTGAGAGGAATGTGAGCTTATGACCAAGAATTTAAGATAGGTAAGAAAAGATTAAGCATTCAGTTTGATAAATAACCGTGAAATTAGATGTGTTGTTCAAATAGAAtattctgataaaaataaatatgtatactgATCTCACAATTTGATATACTTGTATTTGGTCATTAAAAAACTATAGAAAAAGCCTTTACATAATgaggtgtttttggtttttttaagtgtAGTTGCCAAAGGAGCTTTATAGGAAGACATTAATAATTTCTTCTATAATGTATTTTGTCCTTAATAATGtcctataaaatgtatttttgtacttgaaaaattataaagcaaagcACTCAAAGGGGATAGATGTTTTGTCATCTTCCCTCAAATACTGTCACATACATTTTAGGGTAATCATTgaataaacacagaaaagataaagaggacaaaagaattaaaaatatatgatgctTTATTGTCAAAAATAGACaaactttaatttcctttaacagaaatattaatttaagaGTCTCCATAAGCCATCATCACCACTTTGTGAGCAGAAAAGACAAGAGTCAAGGACAACTGTTAGAGGACAAGAGACAACAGTTCGACATCCACGCCAGAGAAGCCTGGCCCCCCGAATCACAGGGACCTTTAGCGCCCTAACTAAGAATAGACATGCAAAACAGGGTTGACCTGCACTGACCCAGGCCTAGGGATGGTTTTATGATTTAAATAGTGAAGCTTTAGGTCACTTATGGGATCAGTAACAGGATCGACCTGCTTCTGAGTTACACCAGGATGAAGCCATCTGCCCCCACCGCCCTCACAATATATCAAGAGGTACTAATAGCTTGGGCGGCAGAACTGAGTAAGCTCCTTATCCACGACCTAGAGTAAGGATGTGAAGGTCTTGCAGAAGTGAACACTGTAGTGCGGAGGCTACATCCTCTCATTGGCATAAAAAAGGATAACAATCTAGGTAGTAGGggcaagaaaaatattaaggCCTTTATTGTTCCCGAGGGACAGGTTTGCAAGGCTGAAGGAAGCTGGGTGGGTGAACTGGTTAACTAGGCCAGGTTCTCATTCTCTAGTCTGTAGTAATAGACACATCTTAATAGTGAAAAGTGGTAGTCTGCAGCTATCTCCTTTGAAGATCTGGGTAAAGGAGAGATACCTGAGAGATCCCAGGAGAGGCTAGGGATGGGGTAACACTGAGCAGTGACAGGGTTCACCTGAGATTAAGCGTATGTAATAGTGAAAAGAGGCTAGATCGTCAAATGAAAGAAAGCGATGAGATCTGAGAACTCCTGTCCTATCCCTGTACACATTCACATAATGGAAGAGTAATCAACTATAAGTAAAATAACAGTTCAacactttccatttttttccagctTAAAGATATCATTCAATACTTGAGAATTAGAAAAACTGAGCTTGTATTGTACcataaagttatttaaaacaatactGCCGTTACTAAAATGGCAGCTTAAGCTTTTGCCACCTCTTCAGAACAGAAGAGCAGAGAGGACGCAAGAAAACAGTGAAGCATTCTGTTCTGGTAATACTTCTATTCATTCTTGCATGGGGTTTAGTTTTAATTATGCTCATCCACTTAATTCTATCCTCTTGTAAAAGAAACCTTCAAATTAAAATAGAGGCAGGAAATTGGCGCTGTGGGCTTCTGGAAGTTTTGATGGACTAAGCATCACTCATTGTGATTGATGGGATCAATCTGAAAACTTACAGACAAAAAGCCATGtgaaaatcaaactaagcaacgTTGGTTTACTAGTGCATTAGCAAGTCTACATGGAAAACTTTGTGGAGTCAAATACAAACTAAAGTGCAttgctcctttcccttccttatgCCATGCCattccattttgtaaaaaaaaaaaaaaaaaaaagtgatagaaTGCAGACACTGGGGTCATTTCTCAAAAGCCACAAAATAACAGGTTGCTGTGGCTATGAAATACAGAAGGTGAACTTGATTTGGGGTTTCTTGCTGCGAACAGGCAGGGCAGACTACAATGACCGTAACTGAGCAGCTGCAGAGTTTTATTACCCAATCATAAAAGGGCCTTTTTCAATGTTTCCCTTCAGCACTCTTCAATGACTGTTGTTCCAATCAAGGAGTAAAGCTTTTTCTTAACAAGTCGAAATCCTGAGCTCAGGATCATGGTTCGTCTGAGGCTGGATGAGAAGCGACTTCGACTAAAGAAAAAGTCCCTGAAGCTGGTCCATGAGCAGTTCTCCTGCTTAAACACCAGTGTAAGCTCAAACGTAGGCACCACACTAGAGTCACACACAATCCTATCCAGCTTTATACATACATTTTCAACTTCCATGTTCACGTGCATGACACAGCCTCGCAGGCCGCAGGGCTCCGTGGAGGAGAGGCGAAGGACATCTTGAGCAATTCTCTGGGTCAGTTTCTCAGGGACGAGGACTTTTGAACAGCCCAGTTTGGTTTGCTTTGACTGGGACAGGCAGTTCTCTAGCATTTTAACCAAACTCTGGCAAGTGGTCTCCTCAAATATCACCTCGCTGAGGTTGGGTTCAGGAACAACATAATCCCAGTAGTCAAAATCTGTAGAAAACAGAAgtttcaaattaaaagaaatccAGAAGCAGGAAAACCACACCAAGATAGAAACATTGGTTATGCTTATCTACCACATCTACctgtttctattatttctttgggAGTCGGCTGATCTCACTTTGCTATTAACTAGTGGGGTAATAGAGTAAACCATTTGATGTCTCATTTATGAAATAAAGGTTTTGATAAATAGGGTGGATAGGATAtaaccatttttctttaaatttatctgtacacacacacacacaatttaaagaCTATGTATCAAAAATCTCTATGGTTATCCTAGATTATCAGTGATTGTCTTTCATTTCTTGCTCCCTTACTTGCTTATGaagattttctatttgttttacaGAAACATGTATTACTTCTGGAATAAAAAtggttcatatatatataatatatatatatatatatatatatatatatatatatatataaaatttatttttttactaggGAACTGTTACCTTCTAACTCTAAGAATATATGagttagccctgaccagtgtggctcagtgggttgggcatcattccacaaactgaaaggtcaccggtacAGTTCTccatcagggaacatgcctgggttgtgggccaggtccccagttgggggtgtgaaagaggcaaccaattgatgtttctctccctctctttttccctccctttccctctctctaaaaagtaaataaataaaatctttaaaaaaagaatgtgagtttATTGCTGTAAAATACCAAATTTTTGCTGTTCATAAGTGATAAACTTGAATCTGAGAAGCTATATTAAATATCTattacatttgtttgtttctttaaaagtctTTACTGGAATTGGCCTGTAAATTCCAATTTTAGCTTCAATCTCTTTGATTAAAAATTGCTCAAAGAAGACCTTTGAGGTCCACTAGGATATTTATAACTGGCTGGGTAGTTTTCCATGGCCAACCAAAACAAAATAGtcttaggaaaacaaaattagatTTGCGCAAAGGAAAAGAGATAGGTCTGCATTTGGTCACCTACCTTCCAAATTAATCCTACCACTTGGCAAGATGCCACACGCACAGTCAACTGAGCAGGGTGCAGGTAGAAGTCCTGTGGCTCCTCCCTCCCTTAAGCCTACTTCGCCCTCATTGGCTGTTGTGGTTTCTTCTCTCCACATCACGTATTCACTGAGAtcattgcgtgtgtgtgtgtgtgtgtgtgtgtgttttaaaatacacacacaataaataaagcaaattcATTCCAAATTACGAGGCTCCATATATTGatgataaagaattttaaagagctGGCCTATAAAATTAGACCATTAACTACTTTGCCTTCTAAATGAGGAAGGCCCAAACATCTTCAGCGATTTATCTCTGCCCACGCAACTCCTCAGTGGCAGAGTAAGGTGTTAACTTAGAAACtgctatttaaaattgtaaatgacAGTGTGTCCAGCATCACTTCGGTTTTGAAATTTCCCTCTGGCATTAAGAAGGGAATAATGGATATATCCTcaaatagaatactacacagcaataaaaGTGAAACATACAGATATATGCAACACCATGGACGGATCTCAAAATAATTAAGCTGCAGGAAAGAAATCAGCTACAAAAGAGTACCTAtcatgattccatttacacgaAAATCTAGAGGCAAAAGTAAacagggaggagagtggggagttGATGGCCAATAGGTACGTGGGAATTTGGTGGTAGGGGTTCACGGCAATGATTACAAGGCTGACTTGTTAAAACACACataactgtatacttaaaattcaCCAAAACTTAAAACCACGTAGGGCAAGGAACTTGCACAACTTTTCATCCTGAAGAATCTATTAGCAGACTAGACTTATACAGTCCTCaggtgttggggtttttttggccaCTTTTGTTTCTCACCATCATGAATAGAAGATGCTAGAAAGTTTGGAAAGCAGTTTCCTCAGGTGGATTTTCTGGCACCTCCAGTGAGGAAAGTTATGACTCTGCACAACCGCCCGTCCGCCCCATCCGATCTATGGAGGGACTGCAACCTTTGGAGGCGAGAGAGGCGGGCAGCTGGGAAACTCACCATTTAGAAGGCTCCTGGGGTAGAAGCCAGGGTCCACCAACTCCGAAATGCTGCCTGGGTTCTTACTGCTCAAACTGCCAGTTGCAACCATGGTCAACGGCTCCGTTTCCCTCGCGGGACAGAACGACCTGGGGCGCTGGAAAAAAGTAGGCAATAAGGACAGACTTGCAAGAGCCGCAAGACGTGTAGAGGATCCTAACATGCCCCGAGTACCCCGAACGAACTAGCCGAGCACTCAGTTTCCAAAGGGAAGCAACCGGTCCCCGCAACTGAAGTCGGCAGTCTCGCGAGCGGAGACGCCAACTACAGGCACGACCTGAAACTCCGTGAAAGTTAGCAAAACTTGGAGCGGACTTGCCCCGCGGAGCTCACCACCGACCCctccgacccctcccccatgGATCGGGCAGCGGATGCCCCAGCCTCTGCTCACTCCGTATCCAGTCCGCTGTCTCTCACCTGCCCGGAGTTCTCTGAGGCCGGCGCACTGGCAACGCACAGGGGTACAATGAGACAG
Encoded proteins:
- the DDIT4L gene encoding DNA damage-inducible transcript 4-like protein isoform X1, producing MVATGSLSSKNPGSISELVDPGFYPRSLLNDFDYWDYVVPEPNLSEVIFEETTCQSLVKMLENCLSQSKQTKLGCSKVLVPEKLTQRIAQDVLRLSSTEPCGLRGCVMHVNMEVENVCIKLDRIVCDSSVVPTFELTLVFKQENCSWTSFRDFFFSRSRFSSSLRRTMILSSGFRLVKKKLYSLIGTTVIEEC
- the DDIT4L gene encoding DNA damage-inducible transcript 4-like protein isoform X2 — translated: MVATGSLSSKNPGSISELVDPGFYPRSLLNDFDYWDYVVPEPNLSEVIFEETTCQSLVKMLENCLSQSKQTKLGCSKVLVPEKLTQRIAQDVLRLSSTEPCGLRGCVMHVNMEVENHPGGCYRHHCHCPHGKPAATLVHMGIPHSPTSSALHASIQHPGEHHILAAREAGKSNIWHNI